The Calditrichota bacterium nucleotide sequence CAGCCCAAACATGCCGCGGAACTGTTGTCCCAGGCTGTTCTGGGTTCTGTGGTCAGATTACTGAAAAAGAGAGGGGGCTGGTACTTCGTGCAAATGGACGACCGCTATCTGGGCTGGATGTCAAAAACCTCGTTTTGGCGAACGGATTCCGCCGGGGTTTCCCGTTGGAAAGCAGGGAATCACGTCATTGTCAAATCGCCGTGGGGTTGGATCAAAAAACGGCCGACTCGGACCTCAACGAATCTGTCGGATGTGGTGGCGGGCTGTATTCTCCCGCTGCAGGGGAAAACAGGGCCTTGGTACAAAATTTCTCTTCCCGGAGGCAAAACGGGATTTTTGGCGGCCTCTTTAGCAGAACCCGTGGGGCGGTGGCTTCGGGAACGTCCGACGCCTGCGTCGCTGGCGGCCACAGGAAAGCAGTTTTTGGGATTACCCTATCTGTGGGGTGGGACATCTTCCAAGGGATTTGACTGCTCCGGTTTTGTCCAGACTGTTTTCAAACTGAATCATATTCGGCTGCCGCGGGATGCCAACCAGATGGCGCTTGAGGGAGAAAAAATTGATCCCGGAGAAAATTTTCAAAATCTTAAGCCGGGGGATTTGCTCTTTTTTGGTGCCAAACCCGATAAAATTACCCACGTGGCGCTGTCTGTTGGAAAGGGCAAATTCTACCACGCTGACGGCTACGTGCACGAGAACAGCCTGGTTCAGGGAGATTCTCTTTTTAATGCCTACCGTTTTCGAACCTTCCGGATGGCCAGGCGAATTCTGAAGGGAACTGTCCCGGTTGGTAACGAAGGCCGTTGAATTCGGATCAGTTAAAAAAATAGAGTTGTATACAAGCAGCCAAGTATTTCGTGAAACCAAAAAAATTAGGATTCTACTGGAATTTTTATGGGAATTATTTTAGCAGAACCTACTAAAAGAAATCTTAAAATCGGTAGAATCCGTCCATTTCTTACCCTCCCTCCGGCCCCCTCCCTGATCTCCGGGAGGGGGAGTCAGGGGGTGGGTTCAAAAGGCCGGGTTCTATTTTCAAAAAGAGTGTCTTTTCCAAAAAAATTTTAGTAAAACCAAAAAATTATTCGTGATAAGATGTCTTCGTGGTAAAGAATTTATGACTCATGCAGGTAAAAAAGATCGGTGATCAAACAAACTTTTAAGGGAGAAAAAATGACGAGAAAAGATTTTTTTAAAATGCTGGGGGTACTGGGAATTTCTTCGGCGGCCATGCCGGTTGCATCTTTCGCAAAATCAGGCAGTAAAAAAATGCCGTCCGGCAAAGGAACGGGCCGTTTAACCTGGGAGAAAAAACGGTTGAATCTGAAACATCCGTGGACGCTTTCGCGAAATACAAGCCTCTTCAAAGAAAATGTTTTTGTGCATTATGAAAAAGACGGCATTACGGGAATCGGTGAAGCCGCCCCGAATGTGCGTTACGACGAAAGCTGGGAAACGACCTTTAAACTGCTCGAAAAGGCCAGACCTCTTGTGGAAGCGGCCGATCCCTGGAAATATGTGGATCTGGGGTACAAAATCCTTTCGCTGGAACACAAACAAAATGCGGGAAAGGCCAGCGTGGACATTGCCTTGATGGACTGGATCGGAAAAGCGCTGAATGTTCCGCTTTACAAACTGTGGGGACTGGATCCCTCGAAAACGCCGATTACGACCTTTTCCATCGGCATTGACACACCCGAAATGATTAAGAAAAAAGTCCGGGAAGCGGCTCCGTACCCCATCTTAAAAATCAAGGTTGGAAAACCCAACGATGAAGAAATCATAAAAGCGGTTCGCAGCGTGACGGACAAACCGCTGCGCGTGGACGCCAATGAGGGCTGGAAAACCAAAGAAGAAGCCCTGAAAAAAATCCTCTGGCTGGAAAAACAGGGGGTTCAGGTCGTGGAACAGCCGATGCCCGCCGGACGACTTGAAGATATGATCTGGCTGCGGAAGCGCGTGCATGTGCCTCTGAT carries:
- a CDS encoding C40 family peptidase, giving the protein MRSLVIVLFILEIFGGCSRFSTVVPRDITGVVERVQKRFAPDKRLSVFDIRLEKKGDQLIVTGEVNDSRLWHVLKDSIQAHAKNLDLVFNVVPLPEKALGDSTFAVVDVSTAHLRRQPKHAAELLSQAVLGSVVRLLKKRGGWYFVQMDDRYLGWMSKTSFWRTDSAGVSRWKAGNHVIVKSPWGWIKKRPTRTSTNLSDVVAGCILPLQGKTGPWYKISLPGGKTGFLAASLAEPVGRWLRERPTPASLAATGKQFLGLPYLWGGTSSKGFDCSGFVQTVFKLNHIRLPRDANQMALEGEKIDPGENFQNLKPGDLLFFGAKPDKITHVALSVGKGKFYHADGYVHENSLVQGDSLFNAYRFRTFRMARRILKGTVPVGNEGR
- a CDS encoding dipeptide epimerase gives rise to the protein MPVASFAKSGSKKMPSGKGTGRLTWEKKRLNLKHPWTLSRNTSLFKENVFVHYEKDGITGIGEAAPNVRYDESWETTFKLLEKARPLVEAADPWKYVDLGYKILSLEHKQNAGKASVDIALMDWIGKALNVPLYKLWGLDPSKTPITTFSIGIDTPEMIKKKVREAAPYPILKIKVGKPNDEEIIKAVRSVTDKPLRVDANEGWKTKEEALKKILWLEKQGVQVVEQPMPAGRLEDMIWLRKRVHVPLMADESVKTASDIPKLAAGFDAINIKLMKSGGIQEAMRMIWLAKSLGMKIMLGCMIESSVGITAAAHLSPLVDYADLDGNLLISNDPYVGVKVVHGKLILPDGPGLGVKPRKL